Proteins from one Acropora muricata isolate sample 2 chromosome 9, ASM3666990v1, whole genome shotgun sequence genomic window:
- the LOC136927670 gene encoding bone morphogenetic protein 1-like produces the protein MTSLIQILTVTTISFAVVESASPPWPLNLVPQKLLPRQHQGNCGGPLLPPSGNLASPFYPDNYPNNAYCAWTITVPQGSILRIDFLSFETEPCYDYVKVFVGTRLLYRLGGKDDDHEYLKKIDDDDDDDDDDDKCDDYDRNDKDDNDKDDDDDDEKRSIHKGSIRKRFYEPKSRRRDSSVVSIQGTGEVVKIVFRSDPWVTRRGFFAHYSLGQAVICGSPLVGPTGNFSSPGFPAQYPNDAHCRWSITVPRGSILMLNFLTFETERCHDYVEITQGWRVVKRLSGVYKPYGWFKGQDDDDDDCHDDDDDDNDDDDDHDDDDKKKYGYGRFFGFPYVYIPGTGEEIVITFESDRIITRQGFDAAYRVLQGGLFGK, from the exons GTGACGACAATCTCATTTGCTGTTGTTGAGTCGGCAAGCCCGCCATGGCCCTTAAACCTTGTCCCACAAAAGCTGCTGCCACGACAACACCAAG GTAATTGCGGTGGACCTCTCCTTCCTCCATCCGGGAACCTTGCATCTCCTTTTTACCCTGACAACTACCCTAACAACGCTTACTGTGCTTGGACTATCACCGTACCACAGGGTTCCATACTCAGGATTGATTTTCTCTCCTTCGAAACAGAACCTTG CTATGATTATGTAAAGGTATTCGTAGGGACACGGCTGTTGTATCGCCTGGGTGGTAAAGACGACGATCATGAGTATCTGAAAAAGAtcgatgatgacgacgatgatgatgatgatgacgataagTGTGATGACTATGATCGCAATGATAAAGACGATAATGACaaagatgacgatgacgatgacgaaaAGCGATCCATTCATAAAGGATCCATTCGTAAGCGATTTTACGAACCAAAAAGTCGGCGGCGAGATTCGAGCGTTGTTTCCATTCAAGGAACTGGTGAAGTGGTAAAGATTGTTTTCAGATCTGATCCCTGGGTGACAAGAAGAGGATTCTTTGCGCATTACAGCCTTGGACAAGCAG TGATTTGTGGCAGCCCATTGGTCGGTCCAACTGGAAATTTCTCGTCGCCTGGTTTCCCGGCCCAGTACCCTAACGATGCCCACTGCAGATGGTCCATCACCGTTCCCAGGGGGTCCATACTCATGTTAAATTTCCTGACCTTCGAAACTGAACGCTG CCACGATTACGTGGAAATCACACAGGGTTGGCGCGTGGTCAAGCGACTGAGTGGCGTGTACAAACCTTACGGTTGGTTTAAAGGTCaagatgatgacgatgatgattgccatgatgatgatgacgacgacaatgacgatgacgacgaccACGACGACGATGACAAAAAGAAGTATGGATACGGGCGTTTCTTTGGTTTCCCTTACGTATATATCCCAGGGACTGGAGAAGAAATTGTCATCACATTTGAATCTGATCGTATCATCACGAGACAAGGATTTGATGCAGCGTACCGAGTTTTGCAAG